DNA from Alnus glutinosa chromosome 2, dhAlnGlut1.1, whole genome shotgun sequence:
tttaaagaaaaagtttGCCTTGGTCTTGAACCTCCATTTTCTGGCGCGGGACATTAACGAATAAACCGCGCGAGGACATCACGGGTTCCTTAACTCCAATCTGTAGTAATTCTACTACAAAGATGTGTACGGTCTCGTTCTCGCCTGCGCAAGTCGATACATTTccattctcttcattttttgtcCCATTGTTGCCCCTCACCAGAACCAATAATTACAGCACCGTTCCCTTCAAGAAGCACAAGAGAAAACCCATAACCCGATTCATACTTCTCTCAGTTTCGGCTTCTTCAACAGCCAAAGATGTCTGGCGAAGAACGACGCCGTCCTCACCTTCTTACCACCAAGCGTACCGCAGACACCCCAGAAAACAAGAGCCTGTGCACTTGGATCACAGCGTGGACATGGACGAGCTCTTGGCCTCGATCGGACAGACCCAGAACGAGCAAGAGCTGTACGCTCTAATGTCACCGTACAAAGGCAGACAGCTCTCAATACGTTTCATGGTTTCGCTGCTCTCGCGCGAGCCTGACTGGCAAAGGTCGCTAGCGCTGCTCGACTGGATTAACGAAGAGGCTTCGTATTCGCCTTCGGTGTTCGCGTACAACGTGGTCATGCGCAATGTGCTTCGCTCGAAGCAGTGGGAGATTGCGCATGGGCTGTTTGAGGAAATGCGCCAGAGAGCGCTCGCGCCTGATAGGTATACTTACTCGACGCTTATTACTTGTTTTGGGAAGGAGGGTATGTTTGACTCTGCGCTGGCTTGGCTCCAGAAAATGGAGCAAGACCGTGTGTCTGGGGACCTTGTTTTGTATAGTAATTTGATTGAGCTTTCCCGGAAGTTACATGATTATTCCAAGGCTATATCAATCTTTTCGAGGTTGAAAGCGTTGGGTATTATGCCGGACCTTGTAGCTTATAACTCGATGATCAATGTGTTTGGTAAAGCTAAGCTATTTCGAGAAGCCCGTCTTCTTATTAAAGAGATGAGGGCAGTGGGTGTTTTGCCGGATACGGTGAGCTATTCGACGCTTTTAACTATGTATGTCGAGAATCAGAAGTTTGTTGAGGCACTATCTGTTTTCTCTGAGATGAATGAGGTGAAGTGCCCGCTTGACCTTACAACGTGCAATATTATGATTGATGTTTATGGACAGCTGGATATGGCCAAGGAAGCTGACAGACTGTTTTGGAGCATGAGGAAGATGGGAATTGAACCCAATGTTGTTAGTTACAATACCCTTTTGAGGGTTTATGGTGAGACTGAGCTTTTTGGGGAGGCCATCCATCTTTTTCGGTTGATGCAGAGGAAGGATATTGAGCAGAATGTTGTTACCTACAACACCATGATCAAGATTTATGGGATGACTCTTGAGCATGAAAAAGCTACGAATCTTGTGCAAGAGATGCAGAATAGAGGGATCGAACCAAATTCCATTACGTACTCTACAATAATATCTATATGGGATAAGGCAGGGAAATTGGATCGGGCAGCAATGCTGTTTCAGAAGCTTAGGAGTTCGGGAGTTGAGATTGATCAGGTCCTTTATCAGACGATGATTGTGGCTTATGAGAGGGCAGGTTTGGTTGCTCATGCTAAGCGTTTGCTTCATGAACTCAAGCGCCCAGACAATATCCCCAGGGAGACTGCAATTAAGATTCTTGCTGGAGCAGGTCGGATTGAAGAGGCTACATGGGTTTTTCGCCAGGCTTTTGATGCTGGGAAGGTGAAAGATATATCAGTTTTTGGGTGCATGATTGATCTTTATTCAAGGAACAGGAAGCAAACAAATGTCATTGAGGTGTTTGAGAAGATGAGAGCCGCAGGTTATTTTCCTGATTCTAATGTGATTGCTCTTGTTCTGAATGCTTATGGGAAGTTGCGGGATTTTGAGAAGGCGGATGCTGTATATAGTGAGCTGCAGGAAGAGGGATGTGTTTTTCCAGATGAAGTTCACTTCCAGATGCTCAGTCTCTATGGTGCTAGAAAGGATTTTAAGATGGTAGAGTCACTGTTCGAGAGGCTGGACTCTGATCCCAACATCAACAAGAAGGAGTTGCATCTTGTTGTTGCCAGCATCTATGAAAGAGCGGATAGACTTAATGATGCATCCCGAATCATGAACAGAATGAATGAAAGAGGAACTTTGAGATCATGACCATCTTTAGAAGTCTGCATATGACCTTGTGTCTGGTAAATTTTGCAAAACCATCCGAAAATGCAGTTTTCTTTTCTGCTGataattttgtatatattttgtacTTGAACCTCCTATTTCTCCAACCCATCTGTGTTTATCACACTGAGATGTCCGGCTCACCAGCGATCATTGTAGCACTGCAAGGAGGAGTCATGAATACTAGtcattttctcttcatttcttATATGTCATCCTTATGAGAAGCAGGGAAGATGGTTTATAGACAAGAACAGCTGAAGCATCTTACTTCTGTCAATCCTCATTTCAGGCCtcatttgatgtttgtttccaGTATTAATGTGCATAAGAACTGGCCATAGTACTGTGACTTCTCCAAGTCACCCAATCATAATGGACAAAGCACCTAATTACTCAAACAGTGACAAGGAGTTCTAGATGGCATTCGTATATGGATCTTTATGAGATTCACAACTGATTTGCTTGTTAGGTTAAAGTTGTTCAAATAAATACGTGATAATATCCCAAAAATCTGTAGAGAAACAGCCTTCATTGTTTTCTTGTGCCGATGTATGAAGAGCTATGCATGAATTCTCATCATTCCGTCTGGAATTTTTAGTGCTAAGAAAACGTCTTTTACGCaacataactaaaaaaaataaaaaatcaacgaGGCAATTGCCTCTCCCTTACACTTTCGTTTTCCTTATTTCCAGTAATCTCCTAGTAATTAATGAGTCAAATTTGAAAAACTGAACGATGGACATCTGCAAATTAAACAAGGAGAAGACCATTGAGTGACGGGTTGGGAAGGGAACGTCCCATGCAAATTAAACAAGGAAAAGACTATTGAGTGACAGGTTGGGGAGGGAGCTTTCGATAGTTAAGTCAGATAAttttttaagagagagagagagcctcaATAAAGAGTTTTTGGGCTATTTGATGCCATATGACCTTTTTGGAATTTGGTGGCACTTCTTATGCCAAATTCTTTGAAGTGGTTACAACTTTTTGATTGAGTGAACCCttgattatttattttcgtATCAATTcttaaagccaacaaaaataaGATTAGGATCCATTtctaaaattatgtgaattcatgCCATTTTTTGCATTGAACGGctagaaaaatgctacatattaaaaaaagtgtaatgaaagtaaaaaacattattttttgaataacaaaattaaaaaacgttGCTGGCCAGAAATGGTCTAATGCATCTTGTAGTTACTATAGAGGTTGTCATTCTCATGGCCTTATCACCTTGTTGCATCTATATGATTCGGAGACATGGTATACATACATATTTTGTATATCTCATgtatatctattttttaaattaaccatttgaTATGTAGGAACCACATGTAGGTACGGTCCTACAAAAtcaatgatttgtttttttttaaaatacaaagaaaTGTAAAAAGATGATTTCTCATATGATCTGTCCTACTATGTTACGCAAGCCTGGATTAAGTAAATGTACCTATTAATCATAATGGTAATGAACTGCTTGTATCTCTCCTACCATTGTTGGACTTGGCTACGTCGCTTTCTCTCATAGAGTGGGTCACTTTTATTCCTCAATCAATATTATCCTTCggtaacttaaaaaaaaaaataaaaaaaattatccttcGATAGGCTTTTTTTTATGCGACAGAGACGCACCTAGGATCAAAATTTCGTCTTTTATTGGGTTATCAACCCGGACTGCTTCTTTGTCATCCGTTTGTCTTTCGAAACCCtcaatttaattcttttttttttttttttgagttggggagaagaaaaagaaattaaaatagagGATATGATCTTTTGACCAACGtgttcgcttttttttttttaaaaaaaaaaatttatttatttattatttggttATGTTGATTGTgggttttaatttcttaaaacgGGTTCGACATGCAACCTAAAATGATAGGCCCGAATGTCGACTTGTGCGggtattaattattatttgcatgtttgaaaatattctaattttctAGCATGTTTATTATAGTTATAACACAATGATCCATAAGGAAGAATGACGAGAGATGAATGATTTCATAGAAATACATGAaagtagctttttttttttttttttcttttttttttttctatatattttcaCACTTATATAAACTTCTATATTATATTTCTACTATAAGATCAGGCTGAGAGGAACAAGCGAGAAAAACTCAATTAGCTTTGATAATTTATTCCAATTTGCTGAAATCTTTGCTTTTCAAAAGGGTCTACCAAACTTCATGCATGCTTTTTTTACAAGAAATTATCATGCTTATTACATTATGTATTTCTACTGGAAGATCGGGTTGTTGCTCTTTTATGGAAGAACTAACGAAAAAAACACAAGTAATAAAACGTCCTTACTTTTTTTGTTAACGAAGCTTCACgttcttgtttttgtttaaagTAGCTTTAATAATATATTCCCGTTTACTTAagtttttgctttttaaaatgGTCTATCAAACTTCTCGCATGTCTTGTCTCATCATTTCCTTGGTTGATCTAATCAAGATGACACCCAAtctcaattcaattattgagtTAGGTAGTTCACCTCGAAGtgataaaaataatgaaaatgatgagttatGGCTATAAAAAAATATGCTCCAAACAAAGGaaacaatatataaattagGCGATCAACTGACCTAATTTAAGCTTTTAGCTGATTTGTATGGGATTAAATAATCAAATAAGAACACatatttactttctttttattcctCCCTCATGGGTAAGAATTTAAACTAGTTTAAAATATTCTAAGTTAGGCCACCAGGTGGTCACAGCTTCCATCTAGATTGtgtatgttatttttatttacttaaattaattttttaccatcAACTTTAAACTCTTGaaataaatgttaatttaacagTCTTCTAAGTGATGGGAAAAATGGAACAACAGACATCAGGATGGAATTAGTAACGAATGGTTGGTAACATTCTACGAGGAAGCTATTAAGCTAAGGCAGGTAGGTTGAAGAGTAATTTATTGGGGGTCCACAGCTATCTATCAGGTCGCGCGCTATTAACTTTTAGAATTGAAGGCAGGAGAAAGAATAAATTGGCTTTGAAGTTAACATCAGATCAGCATTTTAAACGCTTCTAATTAACTTGGATAATTATTAATTGAAAGgcccatctctctctctatataggGTTAGGCGGTCGCATTAAGATAAGAATTAAACAATGTGGGACTAATTGTCACTGTTGACGTACCATCTTCTTACGATATAGTATATAGGCATTTCTGTTACATTACATTATGATCTCTATCAAAAATGGGAGTCAGTGAGTCACGGAGCACCATTGAACAACCTTTTATTAAACTTTGGGTTTTGTCGGTCATCCTGGGCGAGTTTAACCGCAACTTGAGGAGggaattacatttttatttttatttttaatttacattatcTCAATTataatagagtaatgctatatgaaatattcatatttactttttattggatcaaaatttaacagtGATTCattcaaatttaatgataattttaaaagtcatgtaatatttaagaaataagaattgtatatagcattattcattataatatctttctaaattttaaaaagttataatttaCCTCAAAATTATAGAAATGCTACAAAtcctaattttaattttatttttattttttaaattcttgtTCCCCGAATGATCTAGCCCGTTCAAGAAATAACTAggttcaaattgtttttttttttaccaagatgatgtgaagcttattcatcagagataatcaaaataattaataaaaataaatggttcGGGTACTAAtgataagctccacatcattttgGTACTCATCTCTTGATAAAAGATTTAGTATATCTAacctttctttttaaaaaatgttttgagatccgtagcattttttttctaaattattagCCCATATTGTCAtgatttttggttaaatgagGCGATAAAATAATTCACGtgacccaaaatatttttttttttttttttttttttttttaaaaaaaaaaaaatggactcaCGACCGCACGTAGGTCTCCTCCCAACTTCCCAAGGAGACTCGACCACTGCAGaatgttttttaataaactttttaaatctaaagatatatTGGCATTTTCACACATCTCATTGGGGGGTATAAACTATAAAGAATATTTCACACGCTTGcaatcaaattaatcaaaaatcCTAAACATAAAGCCTAGTGAGAGGGGTTATTATTATGGATTTaggagtttctttttttttggtgagtaataaataatttagGAGTTAGTTGGGCACATTGCAGTTTTAGTTTCCCCCAACTTAAATAAGCTAAATAAAAAACATCCTATGAATTAACTGCTGGCCTAGGCTACAATAACAAAGCGGTGACCTGTGCTTTTGTCAATGTTGCCGTGTGAATTGGGTCTCTT
Protein-coding regions in this window:
- the LOC133860983 gene encoding pentatricopeptide repeat-containing protein At5g39980, chloroplastic; this encodes MCTVSFSPAQVDTFPFSSFFVPLLPLTRTNNYSTVPFKKHKRKPITRFILLSVSASSTAKDVWRRTTPSSPSYHQAYRRHPRKQEPVHLDHSVDMDELLASIGQTQNEQELYALMSPYKGRQLSIRFMVSLLSREPDWQRSLALLDWINEEASYSPSVFAYNVVMRNVLRSKQWEIAHGLFEEMRQRALAPDRYTYSTLITCFGKEGMFDSALAWLQKMEQDRVSGDLVLYSNLIELSRKLHDYSKAISIFSRLKALGIMPDLVAYNSMINVFGKAKLFREARLLIKEMRAVGVLPDTVSYSTLLTMYVENQKFVEALSVFSEMNEVKCPLDLTTCNIMIDVYGQLDMAKEADRLFWSMRKMGIEPNVVSYNTLLRVYGETELFGEAIHLFRLMQRKDIEQNVVTYNTMIKIYGMTLEHEKATNLVQEMQNRGIEPNSITYSTIISIWDKAGKLDRAAMLFQKLRSSGVEIDQVLYQTMIVAYERAGLVAHAKRLLHELKRPDNIPRETAIKILAGAGRIEEATWVFRQAFDAGKVKDISVFGCMIDLYSRNRKQTNVIEVFEKMRAAGYFPDSNVIALVLNAYGKLRDFEKADAVYSELQEEGCVFPDEVHFQMLSLYGARKDFKMVESLFERLDSDPNINKKELHLVVASIYERADRLNDASRIMNRMNERGTLRS